A region from the Flavobacteriales bacterium genome encodes:
- a CDS encoding M1 family peptidase: protein MRPSYLLPVILACWSSFACAQRFDPLRPPNTFRNADNPHYWRNRPPFEGYWQQDVHYTIEARMDDSRNVLNATERLVYFNNSPDTLHFVFFHLYQEAYNKGSYAFQQRQAEGWDLRGADRLPYAGTRVHEWKSNGTDLKTEQDNTVVKVWLNEPLPPGGKVAFDIRFSTFWAFGVPRRMKLVDAWGHKHFDGTHWYPRIAVHDRAMGWDTQQHLGNELYGDFGCFDVSLDFPADYVIEATGWLQNPEQVLPDDLRRKLDIGNFKDKEWDSAPSEITPHDTLVRKVWRYHAENVHDFAFTADPTYRIGEAQWNGVRCVALAQEPHCSGWQNAAEYTAKVIKAHSEWFGMYGYPKMVVADAQDGMEYPMLTLDGGSDPDYRGLFVHEIGHNWFYGMIGNNETYRAMLDEGFTQFLTGWGLSVIDGDTLVADTPKTAYERRWTKPEIAHESEVYSGYMRDAVRNGVPPIDTHSDEYQYYEDQHMGGGGHNYFKTATMLYNLKYVLGDSLFWHGMRHYFNQWKFCHPYPEDMRNSFTQATHVDLTWFFDAWIGTDKTIDHAVRGVQHNRRKGKQRIVLERKGMQMPIDLQVLARDGKTYDFHIPNTWHTKATTATVLPRWIGWDKLQERYVAHVDIPSGIADVRIDTSGMMADRNMLNNALRKPIDIGFDHHIRNRTDRHNYEGFVRPDAWFNGYDGVKVGAHFNGSYMRHKHRIHASAWINTGFGQALPDGGVDTRHDALSFNVRYDNATDFVLRGSGYHLRARVLDGLQLYGGGLRWNLPGRATTVSLDAKYMLRADSSDLTYLQYPDQWEPNAWNGIATAQLWDRFTHRGGDLTVLLRARSSAIGSASYFGSISATAVEVKQLGPLQLRLRVHGQYGEGDVPRESALYLAGASPEEMMEDKYVRSIGFVPYDWLGYGAGTNHFQHGGGLNLRGYAGYLAPERLGEAPSIVYSYFGNSGYALNGELDIDGLFPLRPSFTRRWLHIDAYLFGDIGSITYLNTSNNQVLADPRADAGAGVCLSIKRWWRFTDLKPLTLRFDMPLFLSAVPAAEEDHFGFRYVVGIGRTF, encoded by the coding sequence ATGCGCCCGAGCTACCTCCTTCCGGTTATCCTCGCTTGTTGGTCATCCTTCGCTTGCGCGCAGCGCTTCGACCCGTTGCGGCCGCCCAACACCTTCCGCAACGCCGACAATCCACACTACTGGCGGAACCGGCCGCCCTTCGAGGGGTATTGGCAGCAGGATGTGCACTACACCATTGAGGCGCGCATGGACGATTCGCGCAACGTGTTGAACGCCACCGAACGGCTGGTGTACTTCAACAACAGCCCGGATACGCTGCACTTCGTGTTCTTCCACCTGTACCAAGAGGCCTACAACAAGGGCAGCTATGCGTTCCAGCAACGGCAGGCTGAAGGCTGGGACCTGCGCGGCGCCGACAGGTTGCCCTATGCAGGCACACGAGTGCACGAGTGGAAGAGCAATGGCACCGACCTGAAGACCGAGCAGGACAACACCGTGGTGAAGGTGTGGTTGAACGAGCCGCTACCTCCCGGTGGCAAGGTGGCGTTCGACATCCGCTTCAGCACGTTCTGGGCTTTCGGTGTGCCGCGCAGGATGAAGCTCGTGGATGCATGGGGGCACAAGCATTTCGACGGCACGCACTGGTACCCGCGCATTGCCGTGCACGACCGCGCAATGGGATGGGACACGCAACAGCACTTGGGCAATGAACTGTACGGCGACTTCGGCTGCTTCGACGTATCGCTCGACTTCCCTGCGGACTATGTGATCGAAGCCACGGGCTGGCTGCAGAACCCCGAGCAGGTGTTGCCTGATGATCTCCGGCGGAAACTCGACATCGGCAACTTCAAGGACAAGGAATGGGACAGTGCACCAAGCGAGATCACACCGCACGATACCCTGGTGCGGAAGGTGTGGCGCTACCACGCCGAGAACGTGCACGACTTTGCCTTCACGGCCGACCCGACCTACCGGATCGGAGAGGCGCAATGGAACGGGGTGCGCTGCGTGGCTTTGGCCCAAGAACCCCATTGCAGCGGCTGGCAGAATGCTGCTGAGTACACGGCCAAGGTCATCAAAGCGCACAGCGAGTGGTTCGGCATGTACGGCTACCCTAAAATGGTGGTCGCCGATGCGCAGGACGGCATGGAATACCCGATGCTGACGCTCGACGGCGGTAGCGACCCGGATTATCGGGGCCTCTTCGTTCATGAGATCGGCCACAACTGGTTCTACGGCATGATCGGGAACAATGAGACGTACAGGGCCATGCTCGATGAGGGCTTCACGCAGTTCCTCACGGGATGGGGGTTGAGCGTGATCGACGGAGACACCCTGGTGGCCGACACGCCGAAGACCGCCTACGAGCGCCGTTGGACGAAGCCGGAGATCGCCCACGAGAGCGAAGTGTACAGCGGCTACATGCGCGATGCCGTGCGCAATGGAGTGCCGCCCATCGATACGCACAGCGACGAGTACCAGTATTACGAGGACCAGCACATGGGCGGCGGCGGGCACAACTACTTCAAGACCGCCACCATGCTCTACAACCTGAAGTACGTGCTCGGCGACAGTCTATTCTGGCACGGTATGCGGCACTATTTCAACCAATGGAAATTCTGCCACCCCTACCCGGAGGACATGCGCAACAGCTTCACACAAGCCACGCACGTCGATCTAACCTGGTTCTTCGATGCATGGATCGGCACGGACAAGACCATCGACCATGCCGTTCGCGGCGTGCAACACAACCGGCGCAAGGGCAAACAACGGATCGTGCTGGAACGCAAGGGCATGCAAATGCCCATTGATCTCCAAGTGCTAGCGCGCGATGGGAAGACGTACGACTTCCACATACCGAACACATGGCACACGAAGGCCACCACGGCCACTGTGCTACCACGCTGGATCGGCTGGGACAAACTGCAAGAGCGCTACGTGGCGCACGTGGACATACCGAGCGGGATAGCCGATGTGCGCATCGACACCAGCGGGATGATGGCCGACCGCAACATGCTGAACAATGCCCTGCGCAAGCCGATCGACATCGGCTTCGACCACCACATCCGCAATCGTACGGACCGCCACAACTATGAAGGCTTCGTGCGGCCCGACGCCTGGTTCAACGGTTACGACGGCGTGAAGGTGGGCGCGCACTTCAACGGCTCTTACATGCGGCACAAGCACCGCATCCACGCCAGCGCATGGATCAACACAGGCTTCGGGCAAGCGCTCCCGGACGGTGGCGTGGACACGCGGCACGACGCGTTGAGCTTCAACGTGCGCTATGACAATGCGACCGACTTCGTGCTGCGCGGCAGCGGCTACCACTTGAGAGCGCGTGTGCTGGACGGGCTCCAATTGTACGGCGGTGGGTTGCGCTGGAACCTGCCCGGCCGGGCGACCACGGTTTCACTCGATGCCAAGTACATGCTGCGCGCCGACAGCAGCGATCTCACCTACCTGCAATACCCCGATCAGTGGGAACCGAACGCTTGGAACGGTATTGCCACCGCGCAACTATGGGACCGGTTCACGCACCGCGGTGGTGACCTGACGGTGCTGTTGCGTGCGCGCAGCAGCGCCATCGGCTCGGCGAGTTACTTCGGTTCCATCAGCGCCACTGCCGTGGAGGTCAAACAACTCGGTCCATTGCAGCTCCGCCTCCGCGTTCACGGGCAGTACGGCGAAGGGGATGTGCCACGTGAGAGCGCGTTGTATCTGGCCGGTGCATCGCCCGAAGAGATGATGGAGGACAAGTACGTGCGCAGCATCGGCTTCGTGCCGTACGACTGGCTGGGCTACGGTGCTGGAACGAACCACTTCCAGCACGGCGGCGGGTTGAACCTGCGCGGTTATGCCGGCTACCTGGCACCGGAGCGGCTGGGTGAGGCGCCGTCCATCGTGTACAGCTACTTCGGCAACAGCGGCTACGCGCTCAACGGCGAATTGGACATCGACGGCCTGTTCCCATTGCGGCCTTCGTTCACGCGACGCTGGCTGCACATCGACGCCTATCTCTTCGGCGACATCGGGAGCATCACCTACCTCAACACAAGCAACAACCAAGTGCTCGCTGATCCACGCGCCGATGCAGGTGCAGGTGTTTGCCTCAGCATCAAACGCTGGTGGCGCTTCACCGACCTGAAACCGCTCACGCTCCGCTTCGACATGCCACTCTTCCTCAGCGCCGTTCCTGCCGCGGAAGAGGACCACTTCGGCTTCCGTTACGTTGTGGGCATAGGCCGCACCTTCTGA
- a CDS encoding DUF2147 domain-containing protein, with protein MTMRATFLTFLLCISSALLGQVTGRWVTIDDETGKKRSVVEITERDGKLYGTVVKLFREPNEEQDPVCKECDKKDDRYNKKVIGMEIIRGLVRDGEEWSDGTILDPKNGSVYDCKIWLEDGKLQLRGYVAFFFRTQTWVRE; from the coding sequence ATGACCATGCGCGCAACCTTCCTGACCTTCCTGCTCTGCATTTCTTCCGCGTTGCTCGGACAAGTCACCGGCCGCTGGGTGACCATTGACGACGAAACAGGCAAGAAGCGCAGCGTGGTGGAGATCACCGAGCGCGATGGCAAGCTCTACGGCACTGTGGTGAAGCTGTTCCGCGAACCGAACGAGGAGCAGGACCCGGTATGCAAGGAATGCGACAAGAAGGACGACCGCTACAACAAGAAGGTGATCGGCATGGAGATCATACGAGGTCTCGTGCGGGATGGAGAAGAATGGAGCGACGGCACCATCCTGGACCCGAAGAACGGGAGTGTATACGACTGCAAGATCTGGCTGGAGGATGGAAAGCTCCAATTGCGGGGCTACGTGGCCTTTTTCTTCAGGACGCAGACGTGGGTGAGGGAATAG
- a CDS encoding glycosyltransferase family 4 protein — protein MAALKPVLLYLYPKNSTFIARDVRELGAQFDVRTHELLRGPKWLLPWRLLLQFAWLLRNGAMRTPCICHFSGYHAVLPSLLAKRCSIILAGADCTSIPAIGYGNFNRTLLGWATGFAARHAYRLLPISEHLIESVQTYDPSSPARQGIATHVPGLTTPHTEVPYGFDPTHWPEASPSPRLERCVVSITGPAAPGNAVHQLKGVDLLLAAAREMPEWTFIIIGVRDPAAYGGAPANVEFVAWSTPDELRKRLSSARYYAQLSMSEGFGNALCEAMLCGCIPIVSNVGAMPRICGTVGGVVMKRDAGSVIAALQGLDALSLEQRTERSKAARQRIITGYPLEARTRQLVEVVLGN, from the coding sequence ATGGCCGCACTGAAGCCTGTCCTACTGTATCTGTACCCGAAGAACTCCACGTTCATCGCGCGCGACGTGCGGGAGCTCGGGGCGCAGTTCGATGTCCGCACCCACGAACTTCTCCGGGGGCCGAAATGGCTGCTACCATGGCGCCTGTTGTTGCAGTTCGCATGGCTCTTGCGCAATGGAGCGATGCGAACACCCTGCATCTGCCACTTCAGCGGTTACCATGCCGTTCTGCCGTCGCTGCTCGCCAAGCGCTGTTCCATCATCCTGGCCGGGGCGGATTGCACTTCGATACCAGCGATCGGATATGGGAATTTCAACAGAACGCTCCTCGGTTGGGCCACTGGTTTTGCAGCACGCCACGCCTACCGCCTGTTACCCATCAGTGAACACCTGATCGAAAGCGTGCAGACCTACGACCCGTCATCACCGGCCCGGCAAGGGATCGCAACGCACGTCCCCGGTCTTACAACGCCACATACCGAGGTGCCCTACGGCTTCGACCCAACGCATTGGCCGGAGGCATCTCCCTCTCCGCGCCTCGAGCGGTGTGTAGTGAGCATAACGGGACCGGCCGCACCCGGGAATGCCGTGCACCAGCTGAAGGGTGTGGACCTGCTTCTGGCCGCAGCACGGGAAATGCCTGAATGGACGTTCATCATCATCGGCGTACGCGACCCGGCAGCCTATGGTGGCGCGCCGGCCAACGTGGAATTCGTCGCGTGGTCCACTCCGGATGAACTGAGGAAGCGCCTGTCCTCCGCGCGGTACTACGCGCAGCTCTCCATGAGCGAGGGGTTCGGCAACGCATTGTGCGAAGCGATGCTGTGCGGGTGCATTCCGATCGTGAGCAACGTGGGTGCCATGCCGCGCATCTGTGGAACCGTCGGCGGTGTGGTCATGAAGAGGGATGCAGGAAGTGTGATAGCTGCGCTGCAAGGGCTCGATGCGCTTTCGTTGGAACAGCGGACGGAAAGGTCCAAGGCTGCACGGCAACGCATCATCACCGGATATCCACTTGAAGCACGCACCCGGCAACTGGTGGAAGTGGTTTTGGGCAACTAG
- a CDS encoding polysaccharide biosynthesis protein — protein MKASAQLARQTVLNTGLTYAGLVLGFVNVAVLYPRFLPDDEFGLTRLLVSVATIGGAMAQFGLDNTIVRYFPYFRDPSSRNKGLLSVILLVASLGACVAMLCIGLLHPWFTEVFSDRNGLYKEQGLFAMPLLVAEVFFLAMRSYSRSLRRTVVPMFLREFLLRVLQTALICVHIVVGLPFTAFMLLFALTFLLCTGFLAFDLWRSGERLVPLRDIRLPSRLKRSMVVFSFWTVAASVASVVLGSLDQMMIGALLGAEALRYVGYYAVAFNFGAVVSAPMRALSQLAIPILADAWKKKDHDAIQVIYVRSAAAQFTVGGFLFLVIWVDLSGLFTLLRPEFMAGYGAALVISATSLMNMAVGLNAGIITMSRHYRVDSITSALLLVLNVVLNWFFIRRWGIEGAAWSSFVSLAVVLIIRVAYLKKKFDLWPFTWRTLLVPVLIVGVGTPLHMLPSTGSALIDMVLITTIATVVFWPLVHWARLAPDITDRGVRFARRWTGRA, from the coding sequence GTGAAGGCTTCAGCTCAACTGGCCCGGCAGACCGTGTTGAACACGGGACTTACCTATGCCGGACTGGTCTTGGGCTTCGTCAATGTGGCCGTCTTGTACCCGAGGTTCCTTCCTGATGATGAGTTCGGGTTGACACGGCTTTTGGTGAGCGTGGCCACTATTGGAGGGGCTATGGCGCAATTCGGCCTCGACAATACGATTGTCCGCTACTTCCCGTACTTCAGGGATCCGTCTTCACGGAACAAGGGCCTGCTTTCGGTCATTTTGTTGGTTGCCTCCCTGGGTGCTTGTGTAGCAATGTTGTGCATCGGTCTCTTGCATCCTTGGTTCACGGAGGTGTTCAGTGATCGGAACGGTCTGTACAAGGAGCAAGGGTTGTTCGCCATGCCTCTGCTCGTGGCAGAGGTTTTCTTTCTTGCAATGAGGAGCTACAGCCGGTCGCTTCGTCGGACTGTTGTACCGATGTTCCTGCGCGAGTTCCTCCTTCGGGTACTCCAAACGGCCCTGATCTGTGTCCACATCGTTGTTGGGCTGCCGTTCACGGCCTTCATGTTGTTGTTCGCGTTGACCTTTTTACTGTGTACCGGTTTTCTCGCATTCGATCTCTGGCGGAGTGGTGAGCGATTGGTGCCGCTTCGTGATATCCGTCTTCCATCCAGGTTGAAGCGGAGCATGGTCGTGTTCAGTTTCTGGACCGTGGCGGCGAGCGTTGCAAGCGTGGTATTGGGCAGTTTGGATCAAATGATGATCGGCGCGCTGCTTGGGGCCGAGGCACTCCGATACGTTGGCTATTACGCGGTGGCGTTCAATTTCGGAGCGGTGGTCTCGGCCCCGATGCGTGCACTTTCCCAACTCGCGATCCCCATCCTCGCCGATGCATGGAAGAAAAAGGATCACGATGCCATCCAGGTCATCTATGTGCGATCCGCTGCCGCGCAATTCACGGTAGGAGGGTTCTTGTTTCTGGTCATTTGGGTCGACTTGTCCGGTCTGTTCACGTTATTAAGGCCGGAGTTCATGGCGGGATATGGCGCGGCCTTGGTGATCTCGGCCACCAGTCTCATGAACATGGCCGTCGGGCTGAACGCAGGGATAATTACTATGAGCCGCCACTACCGCGTGGACAGCATCACCAGCGCCTTGCTGCTCGTGCTCAACGTGGTGCTCAACTGGTTCTTCATCCGCCGATGGGGCATCGAAGGGGCGGCGTGGAGTTCCTTCGTTTCGCTGGCCGTAGTGCTCATCATCCGCGTTGCGTACTTGAAGAAGAAGTTCGACCTGTGGCCGTTCACATGGCGAACGTTGCTGGTGCCGGTCCTCATCGTGGGGGTCGGGACGCCATTGCACATGCTGCCTTCCACGGGTTCTGCCTTGATCGATATGGTGCTCATCACCACGATCGCTACGGTTGTGTTCTGGCCTTTGGTCCATTGGGCGCGCCTTGCGCCCGACATCACCGATCGCGGGGTCCGATTCGCGCGCCGCTGGACAGGTCGCGCCTAG